The Argentina anserina chromosome 5, drPotAnse1.1, whole genome shotgun sequence genome includes the window aaatatgtatgtagatatatatatatatatatatatatatatgcattacttTTGCTTGATAAACACTAATAAGTGAGAGATATCTCTATATGAATCCAGTTTTGGTCATTATGTATCAACAACTCATATACCCAATAGTCTCAATAAACTCGAGACCGTCCCTGGTTATGCATGCTTAACATATCCAAGTAACCAAGTTTAATGATGAACATACAATAAATGGCATACGTACTGTAGTGTcgtgaagtttttttttttccggtcGATCAATTGGCGCGCAGTTATCTTTGAATGGTATTATATAGTGCGCTCGGTTATTACTTATGTACTTTATTAGTACAAAACTCGTTGTTTAACACAGACACGAAAGTACAGACTACAGATCGAGCTTGTTATATACTTCTACAGTAGGTGTGAGTTACTATTTGTAGTTTGAAATGGCCATTGATGCTCCATTATCCTGTCGTATCTCCTTGAGCCTGTGACTTAGCATCTAGACTGTTTAGTGCATGTTAGAGCACCTGAAGCCCTCGTCAATGACCGAACAGATTTGGCATCGACAACTTGGAAAGTTTGTTCCTTGTTATAGTGTGGTTTGGCTCCACCTTTACCTGTTTGAATAAAAGAAGCTCCATTTTCAAAAATGTCGCCTTTGGAGTAAAATTTCCAGGAATAGTTAACAATGTCATTCCTCCAGGTGATCTGTAGAAATTGTTTGTCAGGAGTTAGGAAACTTAATTTCTTGCTTACATGTATCTTGTGGCCTGCATCAATTAAATTTGGCAAATTTACCTCTTTGTTTTGCTGTGATGCAATAAAGACGTTGGCTTCGCTTTTAACACTAGGATTCATGCTTCCCCCAATTGCATATTTCGTCCATTCCTGGTACAAGTTGTTTACGACATGTGCATATCCATGGCGAATCCTGAAACAATGTAAGCCCTTTTGCTTAGGAGAACAAATGCCTTAGATAGTCACAGACAGACGAGCAAGCCAATTGGTTACATACCTTGGCATTCTTTGGTTGCAACGTGGTCCAAAATGGTTATACACTACTGTCACTTTCATGTTCTTGTCCCGGATGAAGCCATCGTCGTGTCCGAGAAGCATTACCTTGTCCTGGTCTCTGAACCAATTGTTTGAGATGGTAACATCGGTCGATCCACGAGTGACATCGAGAAGACCATCTTCACTCTCGTACAGTGTATTGTGGTCTATCCAAACCTTTGATGCTGTAACCAATCTTATTGCGTCTCCGTCCACCTCACCTAGAGAAACTAGTCCGTCCGGACCTATGACTGTGCTTGGTGGCTGTGACTTGCAGTGGTGGATTCGAAGGCCATGGATGATTACATCGGTTGCTCTGAACACTCTCAAGCACGCGTTACCTGCTATGTGTACATTTGCACCTCTTCCATCAATTGCAGTGAAACTACTAATTAGCAACGGTTTATCGAGCTTAATTTTCATGTCCCTCTTGAATGTGATCCATTTTTTGCCTTTGATCACAGTAGCCCCATATCTCAAAGTCCCTGGTTGAGGATTTAAGGCATTGTCACTAGGGTCTGTAACTTCATAGTTTACAACATGTTTTCCTATGTTGTTACTCATTTTCCCAGCAAATCCTACGGAACACATTGCGAGTTGTGGGCGGTTGCTTCTCCAATTAGGGTTCCATCTCCAACAACCATCAATTGCGTTCATTTTCAAGCCTTGgacttttatttcatttgccCAACTGAGGTTCGAACCAAAGCTGAAAAGAAGAATGATGGCATTAAGCAAAACAAAGCAGTATTGAGAAGCCATGATTTTGTTAACACTGAAAATAAACTGAAGGAGGGAAGACGTTTATATATGGGTAGTGGTTAATTTGTTTGGTTGTTTTTGAAGTTTCTGTGGCTATTTGTGAAGGGTGAATTAAACGAAAAGGCTATGACTGGTAGTCTGGTAGAAGCAATAGAAGGTATGCTGTGTTGATTCTGCACCCTAAATTTAGTAGCTTTAGCTCATTAGCTATTTTTGCATGTGCATGTAGCAGCTAACCAACCCTGTGAATCCGATCCATTCAattgcatgtatatatatactgttcaTTCTTGAATCACTGGAGACCTGGAGTCCTACGATTATCGGTTAATTAAGTAACCTACGTAATGCTAGTGCTAGTACGAGTACATACGTTTTACGTTTATCAAGTACGTTGATCTGATATACCTGTTTCTGTTTGAGACTTTGAGCCCAGTGTAAACATCTATATACCACGTCGTCGTGCTAAATCATAGGAacacttttcatttttttgatCAAGCAGATTCTTGATACATAGTATAAACGTATAAACTATCCAATTGTGAATGTTTGTAAATTGTATAGTTGTATGCTACGCCACATATCCAAAGTTATATATAAGCGATAGACCCCTAGTTTGATTATGCAAGTTTGATTCAGAATGTTCGAGAACATTTAGAGTTAACGGTTTCAACTGTCATATATAGTAGACTGACCCTGACGAAGTTTGTTTTTTGATCAGATCCTCTTAATTACATCCTTTATGTTAAAATGATGCTCTGGAATCGTTACTTGAACATGGACCGGAGCCATGATTTTTAAATAAGCTGggctaaatatttatttaataaaaatttcaaataaaaattgataaattcaaacatacaaaaatagataaaataGATACAATTTAACTACCTAATCTTAAGTTTGACTCTACAATTTTTTATTGCAAATTCATCAATTATTGATTCATTGTGGACACCATCAGCAAATTGTCTTTCAATGTGAACTATCATGCAGTCCAATATTTTAAAAGGCTATAAGGCTAAGACATAGCCGATGCGTTTTCGAGAGAGCTTGCAGGCTTGTGTCTTCAGACGCATAAGGCGTAAGTTTTGCgatataaatttttattaatatatatatatatatatataaatctatAATCAAATACATAGAAACATAACATATAAAATCCACAAACcatttatatatgtacatgaaattcaattttaaaagtttATAGTTAGTACATGTAATACATATCATGTTTGTACAACTAATTTTATGATATATATGGATAATTACTCAATAGCTATAGTTGTTATCCACCTAATAGTTGTTATTTATTAGATAGGCTCTTCTATatcttcaaacaatcaatgacAAACCTATGCTATAATGTGGATGTTTAGAGTATTACTTCCCTAGATAAGTGGTGGGAAAGTCTACCTCGTCTGGCTAGGCAAAATAAAGCGGCGAGGGATCACATTATGCCCTCAGTTGCTTTTGCCCTCACATCCTAATCCCATTCATACTGCTGTCGTAGCCGGAGACAGCCTCTTCGAGTACCTGCAAGCAAAAACCACTGTATGTCctctttcatcttcttctccctcTTCTATTCCCACCACCACATCAGATAGCCCTCCCTCTCTCCCAAGAATACATTTTCACTACAATCCCTCCACTAATACAAATGTTGCCCATCTCCAAATGCCTATCCACACAAATTCCAACATTACATCCATTCCCAACATTCCTATCTCTAATTGCTTTGCTCTGCTTCAAATTGAGAGTGAAAGCCTCCCTCCTGCCTCAATTTTGGATCAGAACCATAACCACATTCATTCCTGTCTTCCCCATCCAAACTCTTCCAATTCACACACTCATCTAGCCATTTCCAACATGCAACCCCACCTTTCTACAATAGAACCTACTCACCCCATCGTTATGGACAACATTTCATGGCAACCTCCTCCTAATGGATCTATCAAGATAAATTTCGATGGGGCTTAGGAAAAACTCACCTCTGCAATGGGAACTGGTGTGATCGTTTGATTCAAGTCTCTTTTCAGTGTTGGAGAAGTGTTCTGCTGACACTCGTTGTAGAGAAGTCGAATCGTAGTGCCTTTTCTAATGTTGTCTTATTATCGTTGTATTTTGTAGTTTCTTATAGGATCtttcgaccaaaaaaaaaactaatcagTGACAAAGACGTGATCAGTTTCTCTTCCCTTCCTCGACTCCTCGTCTCTTCCCTTGCTGTTTCACGACCAGCGTTTTGTGTAGTGCCTTTTCTAATGTTGTCTTATTAGCACGTCTTCTCTTCCTCCTAACGATCAAACACACACgtaagctctctctctctctctctctctctctctctctctctctctctctctctctctctctcaagtttcattcttaaaaaaaaaaatttatagaCCATTCGATCTGAATGCCTTTTGCGCACCTTTAACGCCTTAACTGGACACCTTGTGCAGTGCCTTTGGCGACTCTGCGCCTTGCGCTTTTTGAGCCTTAAGGTGCGCCCGAGGCatgttttttaaaacattgatgcagtcatcaaggattttttttctatttgctCCAAAGtcaatttttaataatgtCTTATTGAAAAAGCTTGTTCAGTCGTTGCTGTAGAGGTTTGGTATTAAGAACCAGTCTAAGAATTAAGTGGTAATCTTTTGCTAATCTTGTTTCAACCAATTTCACACATAAATTAGAAAAGATTATGAATATTTTGGACATCGTCTTGAGCATGAATaacttcaccatattttgGTACGGTTTGGTTTGGTAGCTTGATAAGgagaattttacttttttgaCATTGTTTACACTTAAATTATTATGATAATACAAGTTGCATGAGCTAGGTATATGTGGAAGTAGGCTTTATGTTTAAATAATCTATAAATAATGAATGAAAGTGTAAAAAAAACCCGCAGCCCATGGCATGCAGTACCATCCTCCGTCGCTGTACTTGAAGTCACAAAATGACTTTAGGCCAACTACAACAATTGTGCTAAACTTTAGTTTTGGtcttaaaataaaactttcaATTTCCAACATCTTGTTTTAAGGGGTTTTAGTTTTGGTTTAATAGGATTTGGACTTAAACTAAGTCTTATATCTAGTGATTTTTCAAGCCCAAGACTTTAATAGTGCATGAGTCCACATCAATTCAATTATGTCATAACACTTTCATATAACACtcaaaatcatattttaatcAATAAATGTGTATATAGCACCCCATATAGCACATAATTGTTGGAGATTGAGAAATGAGTCCTATATGAATAATGCAATAAGGgttgataaaataaaaaatagcaCTCCAAATAGAGCTTATGGTTGGAGTTGCCCTTAGTTTTAGACAATCGACCAcatacgtatctttacttgcAATGGCGGCCGAGCTAAGAGTAACAGCTTGGAGGCTGGACATGACGGCAGGGGTTTGGGGAGATTTGTGAGGTTGGCGGAGGAAAGAGGGGAAAGGCTCAGGAACCACGAGGTGGCCGAGATAGATTAGAAGAAATTCTAGGTTATAGAGCTAACGCTAGGGTTTTTTGTTGTTCATATTGCAgcaactgttaaaaaatatattcttCTCATATAATCCCAAAACACTACTAGGGTCATCCATTATTCAATTTATTCTAACAATAAGAGTAACATCTCTAAAGATATGGCATCCGCGCCCAACTCATTCCCAGCAATCAGCAAACATGTCTTCTCCAAAATCTTTGCAAGCCCCATCATCAGTATCCATTTCAAACATCTAGGCAAGCAGAACGTTCATCGATGTCTATGGAGTAGTAATATGTATCTCTTGAAACGAAGAAGTTAGCTTTGCACACCCAGTATAGTAGTAGCATAAGAGAATTATATCATCATAATTAAGTTGCCTCATGCATTAAGTTAACGTAGGTGAAAGGTTCTTTGTTCTGATAATTGGCTGCTAGCCTGCAACCATATAATTCCAAAAAGAAAATCTAATTCTTGCATATTGGTAGTGTtaatccatatatatatatatatatatatatatatatatgttttaccTCAATGTGTCTTCATGATGATATAGGCAAGAGGGTATACTGGTATATATAGCATTCCACTTTCTATGTCACAAGAGTTGCCATACATGATACAGGCTAATTCACATTCCAAAAGTTGGGCACTAAGTTCATGCATACTAGCTAGCACATATCTTGTCAGATGCAGTTGTGAAATTTTC containing:
- the LOC126796315 gene encoding probable pectate lyase 16, whose product is MYIYFGSNLSWANEIKVQGLKMNAIDGCWRWNPNWRSNRPQLAMCSVGFAGKMSNNIGKHVVNYEVTDPSDNALNPQPGTLRYGATVIKGKKWITFKRDMKIKLDKPLLISSFTAIDGRGANVHIAGNACLRVFRATDVIIHGLRIHHCKSQPPSTVIGPDGLVSLGEVDGDAIRLVTASKVWIDHNTLYESEDGLLDVTRGSTDVTISNNWFRDQDKVMLLGHDDGFIRDKNMKVTVVYNHFGPRCNQRMPRIRHGYAHVVNNLYQEWTKYAIGGSMNPSVKSEANVFIASQQNKEITWRNDIVNYSWKFYSKGDIFENGASFIQTGKGGAKPHYNKEQTFQVVDAKSVRSLTRASGALTCTKQSRC